In Streptomyces sp. 1331.2, one genomic interval encodes:
- a CDS encoding iron-containing redox enzyme family protein: MTIAVGGTPADSRSAAGRGAGVTAPSRTAAEPVSRSAAPALPGPRGPVSAGLLAALRAAADPAATFAPVALSDPGDPGDPGDPWGEDLQLALYTCYELHYQGFADVDPDWEWHPWQLALRSALEQAFLAAVRAATGEPPPLARALAGLLADDTGGTGPSHHLLDHGERWQAREYVAHRSLYHLKEADPQMWVVPRLPNPAKAALVTVQYDEYGAGRPERAHAQLFAEMMADLDLDPSYGHYLDAVPAPALAVVNLMSLFGLHRSLRGALIGQFATVEITSPPGAARLAAALERLGASPAGTLFYREHVVADAVHEQLVRRTVITPLVEDDPSLGPDIAFGIAATTAVEARFGAHVVGCWRDGRSSLRTPLTALAPQAKS, from the coding sequence ATGACCATCGCCGTCGGCGGGACACCGGCCGACAGCCGCTCGGCTGCCGGACGAGGGGCAGGCGTGACCGCGCCGTCCCGTACGGCCGCGGAGCCGGTTTCCCGCAGTGCGGCGCCGGCCCTGCCCGGCCCGCGCGGACCGGTCAGCGCCGGACTCCTCGCCGCCCTGCGTGCCGCTGCGGACCCGGCCGCGACGTTCGCGCCCGTCGCTCTGAGCGACCCGGGTGACCCGGGCGACCCGGGCGACCCGTGGGGCGAGGACCTCCAACTGGCCCTCTACACCTGTTACGAGCTGCACTACCAGGGTTTCGCCGACGTCGACCCCGACTGGGAGTGGCACCCCTGGCAGCTGGCCCTGCGGTCCGCGCTGGAGCAGGCGTTCCTTGCCGCCGTACGGGCGGCGACCGGCGAACCGCCACCGCTGGCCCGGGCCCTGGCCGGCCTGCTGGCCGACGACACGGGCGGCACCGGCCCCTCCCACCACCTGCTCGACCACGGGGAGCGCTGGCAGGCGCGCGAATACGTGGCGCACCGCTCGCTCTACCACCTCAAGGAAGCGGACCCGCAGATGTGGGTGGTGCCCCGCCTGCCGAACCCGGCCAAGGCCGCGCTGGTCACCGTGCAGTACGACGAGTACGGCGCAGGCCGCCCCGAACGGGCCCACGCGCAGTTGTTCGCCGAGATGATGGCGGACCTCGACCTGGATCCGAGCTACGGGCACTACCTCGACGCCGTCCCCGCGCCCGCGCTGGCGGTGGTCAACCTGATGTCGCTGTTCGGCCTGCACCGCTCCCTGCGCGGCGCGCTGATCGGCCAGTTCGCCACGGTGGAGATCACCTCTCCGCCCGGCGCCGCGCGGCTGGCGGCGGCGCTGGAGCGCCTGGGCGCATCGCCGGCGGGCACCCTGTTCTACCGCGAGCACGTGGTGGCCGACGCCGTCCACGAGCAGCTCGTCCGCCGCACCGTGATCACGCCCCTGGTCGAGGACGACCCCTCGCTCGGCCCCGACATCGCCTTCGGCATCGCCGCCACCACTGCCGTGGAGGCACGGTTCGGCGCCCACGTGGTCGGCTGCTGGCGCGACGGCCGAAGCTCACTCCGCACCCCCCTGACCGCGCTCGCGCCGCAGGCGAAGTCCTGA
- a CDS encoding FAD-binding oxidoreductase — protein sequence MAGNAAAALGEGFRGQVIVPGDLAYDEARAVWNGAIDRHPAVIARCTGTADVLRAVAVAREHGLLVAVRGGGHNIAGLAVCDGGMVIDLSQLTGVRVDRERRIARAQPGVTWAGFDHETQAFGLATPGGLMSSTGIAGFTLGGGFGWLSRALGLACDNLLEADVVTADGRLLTADDAEHPDLLWGLRGAGGNFGIVTSFSYRLHKVGPQVLCGAVFVPAERLTETLLAVRDHMLEAPDQLMLACTLLPAPSAPFLPEAVRGKPVARVGMCWAGDPNRGLAVVAPLRALPGAVADTVSMRPYVQWQQMLDPGWGPGVPNYWKAEYLAVLDEAAASTIAEHFAAISSPHSDIKLAFLGGAIARTGPADTAYTHRAAPYLLNINSRWEHGDSAPHIAWTREFWSAMRPFSAGGVYVNFLGQEGQERVVEAYGRPMFERLTALKDRYDPENFFRVNQNIPPST from the coding sequence ATGGCTGGCAATGCGGCAGCGGCGCTCGGGGAGGGGTTCCGGGGGCAGGTGATCGTGCCCGGTGATCTGGCGTACGACGAGGCCCGGGCCGTGTGGAACGGTGCGATCGACCGGCATCCGGCCGTGATCGCCCGCTGTACCGGGACCGCCGACGTGCTGCGTGCCGTCGCCGTGGCCCGGGAACACGGCCTGCTGGTCGCGGTCCGCGGCGGCGGCCACAACATCGCCGGGCTGGCGGTCTGCGACGGCGGCATGGTGATCGACCTGTCGCAGCTGACGGGCGTCCGGGTCGACCGTGAGCGGCGGATCGCCCGCGCCCAGCCAGGCGTCACCTGGGCCGGCTTCGACCACGAGACCCAGGCGTTCGGCCTGGCGACCCCCGGCGGCCTGATGTCATCCACCGGCATCGCCGGGTTCACCCTCGGCGGCGGCTTCGGCTGGCTCAGCCGCGCGCTCGGCCTGGCCTGCGACAATCTGCTGGAGGCCGACGTCGTCACGGCCGACGGGCGGCTGCTGACTGCGGACGATGCCGAGCATCCGGATCTGCTCTGGGGCCTGCGCGGGGCCGGCGGCAACTTCGGCATCGTCACCAGCTTCAGCTACCGGCTGCACAAGGTCGGCCCGCAGGTGCTCTGCGGAGCGGTGTTCGTCCCGGCGGAGCGGTTGACCGAGACGCTCCTCGCGGTCCGCGACCACATGCTGGAAGCGCCGGACCAGCTGATGCTGGCCTGCACCCTCCTCCCGGCGCCGTCCGCGCCGTTCCTGCCCGAGGCGGTGCGGGGCAAGCCGGTGGCCCGGGTCGGCATGTGCTGGGCCGGGGACCCGAACCGGGGGCTGGCCGTCGTGGCGCCGCTGCGAGCACTGCCGGGCGCAGTGGCGGACACCGTGAGCATGAGGCCGTACGTGCAGTGGCAGCAGATGCTCGACCCCGGCTGGGGCCCGGGCGTGCCCAACTACTGGAAGGCCGAGTACCTGGCCGTGCTGGACGAAGCGGCGGCGTCGACCATCGCCGAGCACTTCGCGGCGATCAGCTCGCCGCACTCCGACATCAAGCTGGCCTTCCTCGGCGGCGCGATTGCCCGGACCGGGCCGGCGGACACCGCGTACACGCACCGGGCGGCGCCGTACCTCCTCAACATCAACAGCCGCTGGGAGCACGGCGATTCCGCGCCGCACATCGCCTGGACCCGGGAGTTCTGGAGTGCGATGCGGCCCTTCTCGGCGGGCGGGGTGTACGTCAACTTCCTCGGCCAGGAGGGACAGGAGCGGGTCGTCGAGGCGTACGGCAGGCCCATGTTCGAGCGGCTCACCGCGCTCAAGGACCGCTACGACCCGGAGAACTTCTTCCGTGTCAACCAGAACATCCCGCCGAGCACCTGA
- a CDS encoding methyltransferase: MLLLRPPGVYRPQGDTRLLASCVRRERLDASGRVLDLCTGTGAVALVAAQAGAQVTAVDLSARAVATAWLNSRLHGSRIRLRRGDLADPVVGRRFDLITANPPYVPVDPTAGAAGAAGAAGAAGAAGRTRGRRNGRRTAAHGAALAWDAGPDGRLVLDRICRTAPDLLAAHGVLLLVQSSLADVPATLAQLRAAGLRTEVAARRRQPFGPVMSARAALFERRGLIGPGEREEELVVVRGVRER, translated from the coding sequence ATGTTGCTGCTCCGACCCCCCGGGGTCTACCGACCGCAGGGGGACACCCGGCTGCTGGCCTCCTGCGTGCGCCGCGAGCGCCTGGACGCCTCCGGGCGGGTGCTCGACCTGTGCACGGGGACGGGCGCCGTCGCGCTCGTGGCCGCGCAGGCGGGTGCGCAGGTCACGGCAGTGGACCTGTCCGCCCGAGCCGTCGCCACCGCCTGGCTGAACAGCCGGCTGCACGGTAGCCGGATCCGGCTGCGCCGGGGCGACCTGGCGGATCCGGTGGTGGGCCGCCGGTTCGACCTGATCACCGCCAATCCCCCGTACGTCCCCGTCGATCCCACCGCGGGAGCCGCAGGTGCCGCAGGTGCCGCGGGAGCCGCGGGAGCCGCGGGACGCACACGCGGGCGCAGAAACGGCCGGCGCACCGCCGCCCACGGCGCCGCCCTCGCCTGGGACGCCGGACCGGACGGGCGGCTCGTGCTGGACCGGATCTGCCGGACGGCCCCTGACCTGCTCGCCGCCCACGGCGTGCTGCTCCTCGTGCAGTCCTCGCTCGCGGACGTCCCCGCCACCCTCGCGCAGCTGCGCGCGGCCGGGCTGCGCACGGAGGTGGCGGCCCGGCGGCGGCAGCCCTTCGGGCCGGTGATGAGCGCGCGGGCCGCCCTGTTCGAGCGGCGCGGACTGATCGGGCCGGGCGAACGCGAGGAGGAGCTGGTGGTGGTGCGCGGTGTCCGCGAACGCTGA
- a CDS encoding TetR/AcrR family transcriptional regulator C-terminal domain-containing protein — MPGQSTSVNRATPERIAEQALLIVDRDGHAALSFRTLAAALDISVASLQRRCTDLAGLLDLVTDHLAAQLPEIEPGTDWAAATERRFTALYELLTAHPGLVALRGGRPWLGPHLLKRLVEPQLAESIAAGMSPQEAVVTYRRLYLLTLGSASFVDHRDPKAAQAATRRALAALDPDEFPALTGHLAQVLRAVVDHEVYFGALRQLIGAADPARAVTAAGQAAEGR, encoded by the coding sequence ATGCCCGGGCAATCCACTTCCGTGAACCGCGCGACTCCCGAACGGATCGCCGAGCAAGCCCTGTTGATCGTGGATCGGGACGGGCACGCGGCGCTCAGTTTCCGCACCCTGGCCGCCGCGCTGGACATCTCCGTCGCCTCCCTCCAGCGCCGCTGCACCGATCTGGCCGGACTGCTCGACCTGGTCACCGACCACCTCGCCGCCCAGCTGCCGGAGATCGAGCCCGGCACCGACTGGGCCGCGGCGACCGAGCGGCGGTTCACCGCGCTGTACGAGCTGCTGACGGCCCATCCGGGCCTGGTCGCCCTGCGCGGCGGCCGACCCTGGCTCGGCCCGCACCTGCTCAAGCGCCTGGTGGAGCCGCAGCTCGCCGAGTCGATCGCGGCCGGCATGAGCCCACAGGAGGCGGTCGTCACCTACCGGCGGCTCTACCTGCTGACCCTGGGCAGCGCGAGCTTCGTCGACCATCGCGACCCCAAGGCCGCCCAGGCCGCCACCCGCCGGGCCCTGGCCGCCCTCGACCCGGACGAGTTCCCGGCGCTGACCGGGCACCTGGCCCAGGTCCTGCGTGCGGTGGTCGACCACGAGGTCTACTTCGGCGCCCTCCGCCAACTGATCGGCGCCGCCGACCCGGCGCGGGCAGTCACCGCTGCCGGACAGGCGGCCGAGGGGAGGTAG
- a CDS encoding CDGSH iron-sulfur domain-containing protein translates to MLVDGPVEIVLPDGRSVRADRPVVALCTCRRSRRYPFCDTSHRNRKGAADD, encoded by the coding sequence GTGCTCGTCGACGGCCCTGTGGAGATCGTGCTCCCCGACGGCCGGAGCGTGCGGGCCGACCGCCCGGTGGTAGCGCTGTGTACGTGCCGCCGCAGTCGCCGCTACCCGTTCTGCGACACCAGTCACCGCAACAGGAAGGGCGCAGCAGACGACTGA
- a CDS encoding YihY/virulence factor BrkB family protein codes for MNPIEQALRGVDGFQQRHRPSAVVVGVVRKYGDDRGGLLAALITYYGFVALIPLLLLLSTVLGFVLHGHPGAQRSVLDSALADFPIIGDQLRQNVHSLQGSGLALLIGALGMLYGALGIAQVLQHAMAEVWNVPGVQRPGYWPRLARSLLLFAVLGSGLLLGTAAAALVATALGGVPARIGGLAVSALVNTALCLACFRVLTPREIRTRSLWPGCALAGPLFTALQAGGSLLVTHELRHASQVYGFFATVIGLLFWLYLTAQITVYAAETNVVLARRLWPRSLLQPPLTAADEAVLSSVARQEERRPEQHVDVSFQDEEQDDEAHGGEEEPGEAQTDDRPSDTDRP; via the coding sequence GTGAACCCGATCGAGCAGGCCCTGCGGGGTGTGGACGGCTTCCAGCAGCGCCACCGGCCATCCGCCGTGGTGGTCGGTGTGGTGCGCAAGTACGGGGACGACCGGGGCGGGCTGCTGGCCGCGCTGATCACCTACTACGGCTTCGTCGCGCTGATCCCGCTGCTGCTCCTGCTCAGCACCGTCCTCGGGTTCGTCCTGCACGGCCATCCCGGCGCCCAGCGCTCGGTGCTGGACTCCGCGCTCGCCGACTTCCCGATCATCGGCGACCAACTGCGCCAGAACGTCCACTCCCTGCAGGGCAGCGGCCTGGCCCTGCTCATCGGCGCGCTCGGGATGCTGTACGGCGCGCTCGGCATCGCCCAGGTCCTGCAGCACGCGATGGCCGAGGTCTGGAACGTGCCCGGGGTCCAGCGGCCCGGCTACTGGCCGCGGCTGGCGCGCAGCCTGCTGCTGTTCGCCGTCCTGGGCTCCGGGCTGCTGCTGGGCACGGCGGCCGCCGCCCTGGTCGCCACCGCCCTGGGCGGGGTGCCCGCCCGGATCGGGGGCCTGGCCGTCTCGGCACTGGTGAACACCGCCCTGTGCCTGGCCTGCTTCCGGGTGCTCACCCCGCGCGAGATCCGCACCCGCTCGCTGTGGCCGGGCTGCGCGCTCGCCGGACCGCTGTTCACCGCCCTCCAGGCCGGCGGCTCGCTCCTGGTCACCCACGAGCTGCGCCACGCGAGCCAGGTCTACGGCTTCTTCGCGACCGTCATCGGCCTGCTCTTCTGGCTCTACCTCACCGCGCAGATCACCGTCTACGCGGCCGAGACCAACGTCGTGCTCGCCCGACGCCTGTGGCCGCGCAGCCTGCTGCAGCCGCCGCTCACGGCCGCCGACGAAGCCGTCCTGTCCTCCGTCGCCCGTCAGGAGGAACGTCGGCCCGAGCAGCACGTGGACGTGTCGTTCCAGGACGAGGAGCAGGACGACGAGGCGCACGGCGGGGAGGAAGAGCCCGGCGAGGCGCAGACCGACGACCGTCCCTCGGACACCGACCGCCCGTGA
- a CDS encoding Rieske 2Fe-2S domain-containing protein codes for MNTSPLHTRPWSRRLRHALEAPEHWDVLDTPAGPLADAVEALPLGPYRDALHGVWLGHPLHPALVQLPLGCWTSAGLLDFTPGGRRSADALVAAGLLAAGPAALAGWVDWARLDPPRRRTGLVHALSNTAGVLLYAGSLLARCRGRHARGRLLGLAGLTAVSAGAALGGHLAYRLAAGPDRAAAVHRLAPADWVGLGALEDFPPGKPVRRTAGELPVVVVRDGEQCHVLAERCAHLSGPLSEGTVADGCLRCPWHGSEFRLRDGQVVHGPATAPQPVLETRVLSDHLEVRLPGAG; via the coding sequence ATGAACACCTCACCCCTGCACACCCGCCCCTGGTCCCGCCGGCTGCGCCACGCCCTGGAGGCGCCGGAGCACTGGGACGTCCTCGACACCCCGGCCGGGCCGCTCGCCGACGCGGTGGAAGCCCTCCCGCTCGGCCCGTACCGCGACGCGCTGCACGGCGTCTGGCTCGGCCATCCGCTCCACCCGGCGCTGGTCCAGCTGCCGCTCGGCTGCTGGACGTCGGCCGGCCTGCTGGACTTCACCCCCGGCGGCCGCAGGTCGGCCGACGCCCTGGTGGCGGCGGGCCTGCTGGCCGCCGGCCCGGCCGCGCTGGCGGGCTGGGTGGACTGGGCCCGGCTCGATCCGCCGCGCCGCCGCACCGGCCTGGTGCACGCGCTCTCCAACACCGCCGGGGTGCTGCTGTACGCCGGGTCCCTGCTGGCCCGCTGCCGCGGCCGCCACGCCCGGGGCCGACTGCTCGGCCTGGCCGGCCTGACCGCCGTCTCCGCCGGTGCCGCCCTCGGCGGCCACCTCGCCTACCGGCTGGCCGCCGGGCCGGACCGGGCCGCCGCCGTCCACCGGCTGGCCCCGGCCGACTGGGTCGGCCTCGGCGCGCTGGAGGACTTCCCGCCCGGGAAGCCCGTCCGACGGACGGCCGGTGAGCTGCCCGTGGTCGTCGTCCGCGACGGCGAGCAGTGCCACGTACTGGCCGAACGCTGCGCCCACCTGTCCGGGCCGCTCTCCGAGGGCACCGTCGCCGACGGCTGCCTGCGCTGCCCGTGGCACGGCAGCGAGTTCCGGCTGCGTGACGGCCAGGTGGTGCACGGGCCCGCCACCGCGCCCCAGCCGGTGCTGGAGACCCGCGTGCTCTCGGACCACCTGGAGGTCCGCCTGCCCGGCGCGGGCTGA
- a CDS encoding zinc-binding alcohol dehydrogenase family protein — MTTAAPLPAESEAWVVDHPGPVAGPVRGTAPGGTAPGPLVRVRRPLDAPGPQEILVEVEACGVCRTDLHLAEGDLAPRTAGCTPGHEAVGHVRAAGTAVREFAVGDRAGVAWLAGTCGSCAYCRSGRENLCPGSRYTGWDRHGGYARYLTADARFAYRLPEGPPAEELAPLLCAGIIGYRALERAELPEGGLLGLYGFGASAHLTAQLALTRGARVHVFTRGANARRLALELGADFAGDSYDPPPQRLDAAILFAPAGELVPVALAALDRGGTLAVAGIHLTDIPALDYQRHLFQERTLRSVTANTRADGLAYLTEAARTRPSVHLTRYPLRQADTALADLAGDRVTGVAVLMTE, encoded by the coding sequence ATGACCACGGCGGCACCGTTGCCGGCGGAATCCGAGGCGTGGGTGGTGGACCACCCCGGGCCGGTCGCCGGGCCAGTCCGCGGGACGGCACCGGGCGGGACGGCACCGGGCCCGCTGGTGCGGGTGCGGCGGCCACTGGACGCGCCGGGGCCGCAGGAGATCCTGGTGGAGGTGGAGGCCTGCGGGGTGTGCCGTACCGACCTGCACCTCGCGGAGGGCGACCTGGCCCCCCGGACGGCCGGGTGCACGCCCGGGCACGAGGCGGTCGGGCACGTACGGGCGGCCGGCACCGCGGTCCGGGAGTTCGCGGTCGGGGACCGGGCCGGGGTGGCCTGGCTGGCCGGGACCTGCGGCAGCTGCGCCTACTGCCGCAGCGGGCGGGAGAACCTCTGCCCCGGTTCGCGCTACACCGGCTGGGACCGGCACGGCGGCTACGCCCGGTACCTCACCGCCGACGCCCGCTTCGCCTACCGGCTGCCCGAGGGCCCGCCCGCCGAGGAGCTCGCCCCGCTGCTGTGCGCCGGGATCATCGGCTACCGGGCCCTCGAACGGGCAGAACTGCCCGAAGGCGGGCTGCTGGGCCTCTACGGCTTCGGCGCGTCCGCGCACCTGACCGCCCAACTCGCCCTCACCCGCGGCGCACGGGTGCACGTGTTCACCCGCGGCGCGAACGCCCGCCGGCTGGCCCTGGAGCTCGGCGCCGACTTCGCCGGGGACTCCTACGACCCGCCCCCGCAGCGGCTGGACGCCGCCATCCTCTTCGCCCCGGCCGGCGAACTGGTACCGGTCGCCCTCGCCGCACTCGACCGCGGCGGCACGCTCGCCGTGGCCGGCATCCACCTCACGGACATCCCCGCGCTGGACTACCAGCGCCACCTCTTCCAGGAGCGCACGCTGCGCAGCGTCACCGCCAACACCCGGGCCGACGGCCTGGCCTACCTCACGGAAGCCGCCCGAACCCGCCCGTCGGTCCACCTCACCCGCTACCCCCTGCGCCAGGCGGACACCGCGCTCGCGGACCTCGCCGGGGACCGCGTGACGGGCGTCGCGGTGCTCATGACTGAGTAG
- a CDS encoding PHP domain-containing protein encodes MAPARALRRIAFLLEWNGASPYRVRAFHTAADAVADLPPGPVDAARARQLPGVGPVTSEVIAQASAGTTPSYLARLLAEAGPAAADAWQLAAAAQGDCHLHSDWSDGGHPIEAMARAARTLGHQWAVLTDHSPRLTIAHGLSPERLRRQLDVVAAWNGAAAEHGPFRLLTGIECDILEDGSLDQDPELLARLDLVVASVHSKLRADPEPMTARLLAAVRNPRTDVLGHCTGRIVTGRGRPPSRFDAEAVFTACAESGTAVEINCRPERRDPPDDLLRLAADAGCLFAVDTDAHAPDQLHWYTSGYARAAHLALTPARLITTWPYPRLLAWTSRPDT; translated from the coding sequence ATGGCCCCTGCGCGGGCACTGCGGCGGATCGCCTTCCTCCTGGAGTGGAACGGCGCCTCCCCCTACCGCGTCCGGGCCTTCCACACGGCCGCCGACGCCGTCGCCGACCTGCCGCCCGGCCCGGTGGACGCCGCCCGGGCGCGGCAGCTGCCGGGCGTCGGGCCGGTCACCTCCGAGGTGATCGCACAGGCCTCGGCCGGCACGACACCCTCGTACCTCGCCCGCCTCCTGGCCGAGGCCGGTCCGGCCGCGGCGGACGCCTGGCAGCTCGCGGCCGCCGCCCAGGGCGACTGCCACCTGCACTCCGACTGGTCCGACGGCGGCCACCCGATCGAGGCCATGGCCCGGGCCGCCCGCACACTCGGCCATCAGTGGGCCGTGCTCACCGACCACTCCCCCCGGCTGACCATCGCCCACGGCCTCAGCCCCGAACGGCTGCGGCGCCAACTCGACGTCGTCGCGGCCTGGAACGGGGCCGCCGCCGAGCACGGCCCGTTCCGGCTGCTCACCGGAATCGAGTGCGACATCCTGGAGGACGGCTCCCTCGACCAGGACCCGGAGTTGCTCGCCCGACTCGACCTCGTCGTGGCCTCCGTCCACTCCAAACTGCGCGCCGACCCGGAACCGATGACCGCCCGGCTGCTGGCCGCGGTCCGCAACCCGCGCACCGACGTCCTCGGCCACTGCACCGGCCGGATCGTCACCGGACGCGGCAGACCACCCTCCCGCTTCGACGCCGAGGCCGTCTTCACCGCCTGCGCCGAGTCCGGCACGGCCGTGGAGATCAACTGCCGCCCCGAACGCCGCGATCCACCCGACGACCTGCTACGCCTGGCCGCCGACGCGGGCTGCCTCTTCGCCGTCGACACCGACGCCCACGCCCCCGACCAACTCCACTGGTACACCTCCGGCTACGCCCGCGCCGCCCACCTCGCCCTCACCCCCGCCCGCCTGATCACCACCTGGCCCTACCCCCGCCTCCTCGCCTGGACATCCCGCCCCGACACCTGA
- a CDS encoding NADH-quinone oxidoreductase subunit D — protein MSGIEHESAEARDTTEGRVYTVTGGDWDEVADAVQRRERADDERIIVNMGPQHPSTHGVLRLVLEIDGETVKEARCGIGYLHTGIEKNMEFRNWVQGTTFVTRMDYLAPLFNETAYCLAVEKLLGITDDVPERASVIRVLLMELNRISSHLVALAAGGMEIGSTTLMVYGFRDREVILDIFELVTGLRMNHGYVRPGGLAQDLPPGAVDQIHEGVKLLRSRMHEYDKLATKNPAFRARLVDVGFLDLPGCLALGATGPILRATGLPHDLRKTDPYCGYEDYDFEVAIADSADSYGRFLIRLEEMKQSLRIVEQCLDRLRPGPVMVADKKIAWPAQLAVGPDGLGNSLDHIRKIMGESMEALIHHFKLVTEGFRVPPGQAYVAVESARGELGVHVVSDGGTRPYRVHFRDPSFTNLQAVAAMCEGGQVADVIVAVASIDPVMGGVDR, from the coding sequence ATGAGCGGCATCGAGCACGAGTCGGCAGAAGCGCGGGACACGACCGAAGGCCGCGTCTACACCGTCACCGGCGGCGACTGGGACGAGGTCGCCGATGCGGTGCAACGACGAGAACGGGCGGACGACGAGCGGATCATCGTCAACATGGGCCCCCAGCACCCGTCCACCCATGGCGTGCTGCGCCTGGTCCTGGAGATCGACGGCGAGACGGTGAAGGAGGCCCGCTGCGGCATCGGCTACCTGCACACCGGCATCGAGAAGAACATGGAGTTCCGCAACTGGGTCCAGGGCACGACCTTCGTGACCCGGATGGACTACCTGGCCCCGCTGTTCAACGAGACCGCCTACTGCCTGGCGGTCGAGAAGCTGCTCGGCATCACCGATGACGTCCCGGAGCGGGCGAGCGTGATCCGGGTGCTGCTGATGGAGCTCAACCGGATCTCCTCGCACCTGGTGGCGCTGGCAGCCGGCGGGATGGAGATCGGCTCCACCACGCTGATGGTCTACGGCTTCCGGGACCGCGAGGTCATCCTCGACATCTTCGAGCTGGTGACGGGCCTGCGCATGAACCACGGCTACGTCCGGCCGGGCGGCCTGGCGCAGGACCTGCCCCCGGGTGCGGTGGACCAGATCCACGAGGGCGTGAAGCTGCTGCGCTCGCGGATGCACGAGTACGACAAGCTGGCCACCAAAAACCCGGCCTTCAGGGCCCGGCTGGTCGACGTCGGCTTCCTGGACCTGCCCGGCTGCCTGGCCCTCGGCGCCACCGGCCCGATCCTGCGCGCCACCGGCCTGCCGCACGACCTGCGCAAGACCGACCCGTACTGCGGGTACGAGGACTACGACTTCGAGGTCGCGATCGCCGACAGCGCCGACTCCTACGGCCGCTTCCTGATCCGCCTGGAGGAGATGAAGCAGTCCCTGCGGATCGTCGAGCAGTGCCTGGACCGGCTGCGCCCGGGCCCGGTCATGGTGGCGGACAAGAAGATCGCCTGGCCCGCCCAACTGGCCGTCGGCCCGGACGGGTTGGGCAACTCGCTGGACCACATCCGCAAGATCATGGGCGAGTCCATGGAGGCGCTGATCCACCACTTCAAGCTGGTGACGGAGGGCTTCCGCGTCCCGCCGGGGCAGGCCTACGTCGCGGTCGAGTCCGCCAGGGGCGAGCTGGGCGTGCACGTCGTCTCCGACGGCGGCACGCGGCCGTACCGGGTGCACTTCCGCGACCCGAGCTTCACCAACCTGCAGGCGGTGGCCGCGATGTGCGAGGGCGGACAGGTCGCGGACGTCATCGTCGCGGTGGCGAGCATCGACCCGGTGATGGGCGGCGTCGACCGCTGA
- a CDS encoding HAD family hydrolase — translation MTTTTAALFDVDGTLLDTTYFHALAWWEALRQYDRTVPAARVHRAIGMGADQLFDHLLGRDRDRDDDEAIAAAHDALYAAYWPVIAPLPGAADLLRACAARGRRIVLASSASERELTALRRVLDADDVIDAATTADDVSATKPAPDLVRAALDRADTAPADSVFVGDTVWDVVAAGRAGVPCVAVESGGFSAQELLAAGAAEVHRDTAGVLADLDRSLLAQRPAA, via the coding sequence GTGACCACGACCACGGCGGCGCTCTTCGACGTCGACGGCACCCTGCTCGACACGACCTACTTCCACGCCCTCGCCTGGTGGGAGGCGCTGCGGCAGTACGACCGCACGGTACCGGCGGCCCGGGTCCACCGGGCGATCGGGATGGGCGCCGACCAACTGTTCGACCACCTGCTCGGCCGCGACCGCGACCGGGACGACGACGAGGCGATCGCCGCCGCCCACGACGCGCTCTACGCCGCCTACTGGCCGGTCATCGCGCCGCTGCCCGGCGCCGCCGACCTCCTGCGCGCCTGCGCCGCCCGAGGCCGGCGGATCGTCCTCGCCAGCTCCGCGTCGGAACGGGAACTGACCGCGCTGCGCCGCGTGCTGGACGCCGACGACGTGATCGACGCCGCCACCACCGCCGACGACGTGTCCGCCACCAAGCCCGCGCCGGACCTCGTCCGCGCCGCCCTGGACCGGGCGGACACGGCCCCGGCGGACAGCGTGTTCGTCGGGGACACGGTCTGGGACGTCGTGGCCGCAGGCCGCGCGGGGGTTCCCTGCGTCGCCGTGGAGAGCGGCGGCTTCTCCGCGCAGGAACTCCTCGCCGCGGGCGCCGCCGAGGTCCACCGCGACACGGCCGGCGTGCTGGCCGACCTCGACCGCAGCCTGCTCGCGCAGCGCCCTGCCGCCTGA